In the Apteryx mantelli isolate bAptMan1 chromosome 13, bAptMan1.hap1, whole genome shotgun sequence genome, one interval contains:
- the TMLHE gene encoding trimethyllysine dioxygenase, mitochondrial isoform X1, which yields MKSLAPVSVGLEHGKTVHVEAVNVGYIAAALLLFWSWTWRSAVCTVWCGDPWELLEFLSRMWCWRLTGLFNVPCRLSRSTSHRSAWLPGYRKIFSAAAARWHHTAPESLNCVWQLHGDHLELRYANTLMRFDFVWLRDHCRSASCYNTKTNQRSLDTASVDLGIKPKAVRVDETTLFLTWPDGHVTRYGLEWLVKNSYEGQKQQVMHPRILWNAEIYKQSQIPSIDCQSFLETDEGLKEFLQNFLLYGIAFVENVTPTKEDTEILAERISLIRETIYGRMWYFTSDFSRGDTAYTKLALDRHTDTTYFQEPCGIQVFHCLKHEGTGGRTLLVDGFYAADQVLQQAPDQFELLSKVPLKHEYVENVGGCHNHMIGVGPVLNVYPWNNELYLIRYNNYDRAVINTVPYDVAHRWYTAHRTLTTELRRPENELWVKLKPGKALFIDNWRVLHGREAFTGYRQLCGCYLTRDDVLNTARLLGLQA from the exons ATGAAGAGTTTAGCCCCAGTCTCCGTGGGTTTGGAGCACGGTAAAACTGTTCACGTAGAAGCTGTGAACGTGGGCTACATCgcagctgctctgctgctcttctggaGTTGGACTTGGAGGAGTGCTGTGTGTACCGTTTGGTGTGGAGACCCGTGGGAGCTGCTGGAGTTCTTGTCCAG GATGTGGTGCTGGAGGCTGACAGGTCTGTTCAACGTGCCGTGCCGGCTGAGTAGAAGCACTAGCCATCGCTCAGCGTGGCTGCCCGGGTACAGAAAGAtcttctctgctgctgcagctcgCTGGCATCACACCGCCCCAGAGTCTCTGAATTGTGTCTGGCAGTTACACGGTGATCACCTAG AGCTCAGGTATGCGAACACGCTGATGCGCTTTGATTTTGTTTGGCTGCGGGACCACTGCCGTTCAGCTTCCTGCTACAATACCAAGACTAACCAGCGCAGCTTGGATACAGCTAGCGTGGACCTGGGCATCAAACCCAAGGCTGTCCGAGTGGATGAGACCACACTCTTCCTCACAT GGCCGGATGGGCATGTGACACGGTATGGGCTGGAGTGGCTGGTGAAGAACAGCTACGAGGGGCAGAAGCAGCAGGTCATGCATCCACGGATTCTCTGGAATGCAGAAATCTACAAGCAATCCCAGATCCCATCCATCGACTGTCAGAGTTTCCTGGAGACAGACGAGGGGCTGAAGGAGTTCCTGCAAAACTTCCTGTTATATGGGATTGCTTTTGTAGAAAATGTCACTCCTACCAAAGAGGACACAGAAATCTTAGCAGAGAGGATCAGCTTGATTAG GGAGACCATTTATGGTAGAATGTGGTACTTTACCTCTGACTTCTCTCGGGGAGACACCGCCTACACCAAGCTGGCTCTGGATCGTCACACTGACACTACCTACTTCCAGGAGCCCTGCGG CATCCAAGTGTTTCACTGTCTCAAGCATGAAGGGACAGGTGGGCGGACGCTGCTGGTGGATGGTTTCTACGCAGCGGACCAGGTTCTCCAGCAAGCCCCCGATCAGTTTGAGCTGCTCAGCAAGGTGCCGTTGAAGCATGAGTACGTTGAGAACGTGGGAGGCTGTCACAACCACATGATTGGAGTCGGGCCAGTCCTCAATGTCTATCCCTGGAACAACGAGCTTTATCTGATCAG ATACAATAACTACGACCGTGCAGTCATCAACACAGTGCCTTATGATGTTGCGCATCGCTGGTACACTGCTCATCGCACACTCACCACAGAACTCAGAAGGCCGGAAAACGAGCTGTGGGTCAAGCTAAAGCCAGGCAAG